From Psychrobacillus sp. FSL K6-2836, a single genomic window includes:
- a CDS encoding abortive infection family protein, with amino-acid sequence MNKIPLNDEIAVAMSQIVDDALVATRKPSHADLDNIILRHGLDKGDPKLNGLNGNVGKAKRVYAVLNWALEYNQELGESFVGSLISLLRGHGGFRDSSPNYVGNESILNLQNSLKLEGIVLASDGTLTPMVLENLSDLEMEEALESYIRRAKKGASDAALLTGTSKDLLEAVAAHVITKLLGKYQQSNFPTLLGLAFHLLGLSTPNTKGVNESMSRMEISLYELGCAVNNLRNKQGTGHGRPFLPTVTPNEAIAAIESMGLISEFLLNKLKEKVS; translated from the coding sequence ATGAATAAAATCCCATTGAATGATGAGATTGCGGTTGCAATGTCACAAATAGTAGATGACGCGTTGGTTGCAACTCGTAAGCCTAGTCATGCAGATTTAGATAACATTATCCTTCGTCATGGATTAGATAAAGGAGATCCAAAATTAAACGGATTAAATGGTAATGTGGGAAAAGCGAAAAGAGTTTATGCAGTATTGAATTGGGCTTTAGAATACAATCAAGAATTAGGAGAATCATTTGTAGGTTCACTCATCTCGTTACTTAGGGGTCATGGAGGGTTTAGAGATAGTTCACCTAATTATGTTGGAAATGAATCCATTCTAAATCTTCAAAACTCACTAAAATTAGAAGGTATAGTATTGGCAAGTGATGGAACCTTAACTCCGATGGTATTAGAAAACTTATCTGATCTAGAAATGGAAGAAGCGCTAGAGAGCTATATTAGACGTGCTAAAAAGGGAGCATCTGACGCTGCATTATTAACAGGAACAAGTAAGGACCTATTAGAGGCAGTAGCCGCACATGTCATCACAAAACTGCTAGGTAAATATCAACAAAGTAATTTTCCAACTTTATTAGGACTTGCCTTTCATCTTTTAGGATTATCTACACCTAATACCAAAGGAGTAAACGAGTCGATGTCTCGTATGGAGATAAGTTTATACGAGTTAGGGTGTGCGGTAAATAATCTGCGAAATAAACAGGGGACGGGGCACGGGCGGCCTTTTTTACCAACAGTTACACCTAATGAAGCTATAGCTGCTATTGAAAGTATGGGATTAATCTCTGAGTTTCTATTAAATAAGTTAAAAGAAAAAGTTAGTTAA
- the smpB gene encoding SsrA-binding protein SmpB, whose translation MAKKHDDKVLAQNKKANHDYYIEETIEAGIVLQGTEIKSIRNGKVQLKDAFIRIRNNEAWISNMHISPYEQGNRFNHDPLRARKLLLHKKQISTLIGETKRDGYTIVPLKMYLKSGYAKVLIGVGKGKKDYDKRDVLKKKEAKRDIERAFKERNQ comes from the coding sequence ATGGCTAAAAAGCATGACGACAAGGTACTTGCACAGAACAAAAAAGCAAACCATGATTATTATATTGAAGAAACGATTGAAGCAGGGATAGTGCTCCAAGGAACGGAGATCAAATCCATTCGTAATGGGAAGGTGCAGTTGAAAGATGCTTTCATACGAATTCGTAACAATGAGGCATGGATCTCCAATATGCATATAAGTCCATACGAGCAAGGAAATCGATTTAACCACGATCCACTACGAGCGAGAAAGCTATTGCTGCACAAAAAACAAATCAGTACGTTAATCGGTGAAACTAAAAGAGATGGTTATACCATCGTGCCGTTGAAAATGTACTTAAAAAGTGGCTATGCGAAAGTGTTAATCGGTGTTGGTAAAGGGAAAAAAGATTACGATAAACGAGATGTCTTGAAGAAAAAAGAGGCAAAACGTGATATCGAAAGAGCATTCAAAGAACGTAACCAGTAA
- the secG gene encoding preprotein translocase subunit SecG codes for MHALFMTLLVIVAIALIVVVLLQSGKSAGLSGAISGGAEQLFGKQKARGMDLVLHRVTIVLAVLFFILTIAVTKF; via the coding sequence ATGCACGCATTATTTATGACATTACTTGTCATCGTTGCGATCGCATTGATCGTTGTTGTATTGTTACAATCAGGGAAAAGTGCTGGTCTCTCAGGAGCCATCTCTGGTGGGGCTGAACAACTTTTTGGAAAACAAAAAGCTCGAGGTATGGACTTAGTCTTACATAGAGTAACGATTGTACTTGCAGTTCTATTTTTTATATTGACTATTGCCGTAACTAAATTTTAA
- a CDS encoding type I restriction endonuclease subunit R: MSYQSEAQLEKNMYDQLIRKGYERVVLSDYEALVANFRQQVNKFNKYKLADTPLSDDEFTRLMTRIDKKSIFDSAKILRDKIILQRDDGSEVYLELFNTREWCQNLFQVTTQTTVEGKYVNRYDVTILINGLPVVQIELKRRGLDFKEAFNQIQRYRKHSYKGLYRYLQIFVVSNGVDTKYFANSDSDILFGYTFFWSDDKNSRITNLSDFTDSFLEKCHIAKMIARYMVINESDKLLMVMRPYQVYAVEALVQRALETKNNGYIWHTTGSGKTLTSFKASQILANESHIKKVFFLVDRKDLDSQTIAEFDKFEKGSVDTTDKTDKLVEQVQDMTKPLILTTIQKMANAVKIPKYAAIMERYQDDRVIFIMDECHRSQFGEMHTAISRHFKNAQYFGFTGTPRFEENKSQDGRVTADLFEKCLHTYLIKDAINDGNVLGFSVEYHRTFDSKLDEEDDTRVEAINTDEVWSHEDRMKLIVENILENHERKSRSKGYTGIFTVQSIPMLIKYYDLFKTYDHNFKIAGIFTYGTNEESEGRDEHSRDSLERMMKDYNGLFKTNYTTDTYASYFSDVSKRVKSAQIDILLVVNMFLTGFDSKTLNTLYIDKNLKYHDLIQAYSRTNRVEKATKPYGNIVCYRSLKKKTDEAVRLFSQTNSVDDVLMRSYKEYLNEFHDSLKKVREMAATPSAVDQLQREEEQKAYIERFRELTKILVKLQTFTEFIFTPEELNITRQDYEDYKSKYLMLYEKTKKDVDKVSILQDIDFALELMHTDRINVSYIMNLLKDIDFNDAEDVKKKVKFIEDELDRADNEELRLKVDLVKGFLQRVVPTLTSEDSIDDRYNAYEEEEREKEIQSFAKEVTLKKELLKEYIQEYEYSNIIKQSEISDSVKGGLLKKRKFSQRIVDFIVEHTTKYG; this comes from the coding sequence ATGTCGTATCAATCAGAAGCTCAATTAGAAAAGAATATGTATGACCAATTAATTCGCAAAGGTTATGAACGAGTCGTACTGTCTGATTATGAGGCACTTGTAGCTAACTTCCGACAACAAGTGAATAAATTTAATAAATACAAGTTAGCAGATACACCTCTTTCAGATGATGAGTTCACTCGGTTAATGACCCGTATTGATAAGAAAAGTATCTTTGATTCTGCGAAAATATTACGGGATAAAATAATTCTGCAACGGGATGATGGTTCAGAGGTCTATCTGGAACTGTTTAATACACGTGAGTGGTGTCAAAATCTTTTTCAAGTAACAACTCAGACAACGGTAGAAGGAAAATATGTGAATCGGTACGATGTTACTATACTGATTAATGGATTGCCTGTTGTTCAAATTGAATTAAAAAGGCGTGGGCTTGATTTTAAAGAAGCATTCAATCAAATCCAGCGATATCGAAAACATTCTTATAAGGGATTGTATCGTTACCTACAAATTTTCGTGGTCAGCAATGGAGTAGATACGAAGTACTTCGCCAATAGTGATAGTGATATCTTATTTGGGTATACATTCTTCTGGTCCGATGACAAGAATAGTCGTATTACAAATTTGAGTGACTTTACCGATTCTTTTTTAGAGAAATGCCATATTGCTAAAATGATTGCACGTTATATGGTGATAAATGAAAGTGATAAGTTGCTGATGGTTATGAGACCGTATCAAGTGTATGCGGTAGAAGCACTAGTGCAACGTGCCTTAGAAACGAAAAATAACGGCTATATATGGCATACAACCGGTTCTGGTAAAACCTTAACTTCGTTTAAAGCTAGTCAGATTTTAGCTAATGAGTCTCATATTAAGAAAGTGTTTTTCTTAGTAGATCGTAAAGATTTAGACAGTCAAACTATTGCTGAATTTGATAAGTTTGAAAAAGGATCCGTGGATACAACCGATAAGACAGATAAACTGGTAGAACAAGTACAAGACATGACAAAGCCGCTTATACTGACGACCATCCAAAAGATGGCTAATGCGGTGAAGATTCCAAAGTATGCTGCCATTATGGAACGGTATCAAGATGATCGTGTTATTTTCATTATGGATGAATGTCATCGGAGTCAGTTTGGGGAGATGCATACGGCTATTTCTCGTCACTTTAAAAATGCCCAGTATTTTGGGTTTACTGGAACGCCCCGTTTTGAAGAAAATAAAAGCCAAGATGGTCGTGTGACGGCTGATTTATTTGAGAAGTGTCTGCATACCTACTTAATTAAAGATGCTATTAATGATGGAAACGTGCTTGGTTTCTCTGTAGAGTACCATCGTACATTTGATTCGAAGTTAGATGAAGAAGATGACACACGGGTAGAAGCAATTAATACGGATGAAGTATGGTCCCATGAAGATCGAATGAAGCTAATCGTAGAGAATATTTTAGAAAATCATGAGCGAAAATCCCGTAGCAAAGGGTATACCGGGATTTTTACGGTTCAAAGTATTCCCATGCTCATCAAATACTATGATCTTTTCAAAACCTATGATCATAATTTTAAAATAGCAGGAATCTTTACGTATGGTACAAATGAAGAAAGCGAAGGACGGGATGAACATTCGAGAGATAGTTTAGAGCGAATGATGAAGGACTATAATGGGTTATTCAAAACGAATTATACGACTGATACATACGCAAGTTATTTTTCTGATGTTTCCAAACGTGTTAAATCAGCTCAAATTGATATTTTACTAGTTGTAAATATGTTTTTAACAGGCTTTGACAGTAAAACGTTAAATACCTTATATATAGATAAAAACTTGAAGTACCATGATTTAATTCAAGCATATAGCCGTACAAATCGGGTAGAAAAAGCAACGAAACCTTACGGAAATATCGTTTGCTATCGCAGTCTTAAAAAGAAAACCGATGAAGCCGTACGATTGTTCTCTCAAACGAATTCGGTAGATGATGTACTCATGAGAAGCTATAAGGAATATTTAAATGAATTTCATGACAGCTTAAAAAAAGTACGCGAAATGGCAGCTACTCCCTCTGCAGTGGATCAATTGCAAAGAGAAGAAGAGCAAAAAGCGTATATTGAAAGATTCCGTGAATTAACAAAGATATTGGTGAAACTTCAAACTTTCACTGAATTTATTTTTACTCCAGAAGAATTGAACATTACAAGACAAGACTATGAAGATTACAAAAGTAAATATTTAATGCTATATGAAAAGACCAAAAAAGATGTAGATAAAGTATCCATTTTACAAGACATTGATTTTGCACTAGAACTCATGCATACAGACCGTATTAATGTAAGTTACATCATGAATCTACTCAAAGATATAGATTTTAATGATGCAGAAGATGTGAAGAAGAAAGTGAAGTTTATCGAAGATGAATTAGATCGTGCAGATAATGAAGAATTACGTTTGAAAGTGGATTTAGTCAAAGGATTCTTACAACGTGTAGTCCCAACACTTACAAGTGAAGATTCAATAGACGATAGGTACAATGCATATGAAGAAGAAGAAAGAGAAAAAGAAATTCAGTCGTTCGCAAAAGAAGTTACCCTAAAAAAAGAGCTCTTAAAAGAATACATCCAAGAGTACGAGTATAGCAATATCATTAAACAGTCTGAAATCAGTGATTCTGTAAAGGGTGGTCTGTTAAAGAAAAGGAAATTTTCCCAACGAATTGTTGATTTCATCGTAGAACATACAACCAAATATGGCTGA
- the rnr gene encoding ribonuclease R, whose amino-acid sequence MENMKEQLLELLNTEEYKPLTTKELEQHFNLVDADDFKELVKTLVQMEEHGLVVRSRSNRYGIPSRMNLIVGKFIGHAKGFGFVTPEESGMDDIFIPPTEVNGAVNGDKVLVRVSKDSSGDRREGSIIKITQRGMTQVVGTFQDNKGFGFVIPDDKKVPMDVFIAKGDTLGAIEGHKVVVEITEWPNERKSATGMVTQILGHKNDPGVDILSIIYKHGITIDFPEEVINQAEAVPDQIDEKDLNDRRDLRNEVIVTIDGADAKDLDDAVTVTKNSDGTYKLGVHIADVSHYVTEGSPLDREAYDRGTSVYLADRVIPMIPHRLSNGICSLNPQVDRLTLSCEMIIDGSGMVTSHEIFQSVIRTTERMTYSDVYKILEEKDEALIERYKDLVPMFELMGELAEVLRTKRERRGAIDFDFPEAKIIVDEDGWPTDIATRERTVAERLIEEFMLAANETVAEHFKWMDVPFIYRIHEDPKPEKLERFFNFLTNFGIVVKGTGNEVHPKALQEIIENIEGMPEEPVISTMLLRSLQQAKYYAECLGHFGLSTEFYTHFTSPIRRYPDLIVHRLIRTYLVNEDVSQPTINHWGAIMDDIAEHTSKRERRAVDAERDTDALKKAQYMADKIGEEFEGIVSSVTNFGLFIELPNTIEGLVHVTNMTDDYYRFDDRQMMMIGERAGKQFRIGDEVTVRVSAVKPEEASIDFEIVGMKKAFQRTRKETPKVIHASKKGSGDSRNREQSQPGPKKGAKQKQKFYESVAKKSQRRKRPKKK is encoded by the coding sequence ATGGAAAACATGAAAGAACAATTACTCGAATTACTAAACACAGAAGAATATAAACCATTAACAACAAAAGAGTTAGAACAGCATTTTAATCTGGTAGATGCAGATGATTTTAAAGAACTAGTGAAAACGCTTGTTCAAATGGAGGAACACGGTTTAGTCGTCCGCTCTAGATCCAACAGATATGGGATTCCTTCCCGTATGAATCTAATAGTCGGGAAATTCATAGGACATGCAAAAGGATTCGGTTTCGTTACCCCTGAAGAGAGTGGAATGGATGATATATTCATACCTCCAACGGAAGTAAATGGAGCAGTCAACGGAGACAAAGTACTTGTACGAGTTTCCAAGGATTCATCGGGAGACCGCAGAGAAGGTTCTATTATTAAAATTACCCAACGTGGTATGACGCAAGTTGTTGGAACATTCCAAGACAATAAAGGCTTTGGATTTGTTATACCAGACGATAAGAAGGTCCCTATGGATGTATTTATCGCTAAAGGAGATACATTAGGCGCGATTGAAGGGCATAAGGTAGTCGTAGAAATTACGGAATGGCCGAATGAAAGAAAATCCGCTACTGGGATGGTAACGCAAATTCTAGGGCATAAAAATGATCCAGGTGTTGATATACTTTCTATTATTTATAAGCATGGAATTACGATCGACTTCCCAGAAGAAGTGATCAACCAAGCAGAAGCTGTTCCAGATCAAATTGATGAGAAAGACTTAAACGATCGTAGAGATCTTCGAAATGAAGTAATCGTTACAATTGACGGAGCAGATGCTAAAGACTTGGATGACGCAGTAACCGTTACAAAAAATTCGGATGGTACATATAAACTTGGCGTACACATCGCTGACGTAAGTCATTATGTAACTGAAGGATCTCCATTAGACCGTGAAGCATATGACCGTGGAACGAGTGTATACTTAGCGGATCGCGTTATTCCAATGATTCCACATCGTCTATCAAACGGAATTTGTTCGTTAAACCCGCAAGTGGATCGTTTAACGCTATCCTGTGAAATGATTATTGACGGTTCAGGTATGGTTACCTCTCATGAAATTTTCCAAAGTGTTATCCGAACTACGGAAAGAATGACGTATTCAGATGTTTACAAAATTTTAGAAGAAAAAGATGAGGCATTAATAGAGCGTTATAAAGACTTAGTTCCTATGTTTGAACTAATGGGAGAGCTTGCAGAAGTCCTTCGTACGAAACGTGAGAGACGTGGAGCAATTGACTTCGATTTCCCTGAAGCGAAAATTATTGTCGATGAAGATGGCTGGCCAACAGATATTGCAACAAGAGAACGTACAGTTGCAGAGCGTCTGATTGAAGAGTTTATGCTTGCTGCCAATGAAACAGTTGCCGAGCATTTTAAATGGATGGATGTACCTTTCATTTACCGTATTCATGAAGATCCAAAGCCTGAAAAACTAGAACGATTCTTTAATTTCTTAACGAACTTTGGAATAGTTGTTAAAGGTACTGGAAATGAAGTTCATCCAAAAGCGTTACAGGAAATTATTGAAAACATTGAAGGAATGCCAGAGGAACCGGTTATTTCTACAATGCTTTTACGTTCATTGCAACAAGCGAAATACTATGCTGAATGTCTAGGACATTTTGGTTTATCAACCGAATTTTATACCCACTTCACTTCACCAATTCGTCGTTATCCGGATTTAATCGTTCATCGTTTAATACGTACGTACTTGGTAAATGAAGACGTGTCACAGCCTACCATTAATCACTGGGGAGCTATAATGGACGATATTGCAGAGCATACGTCTAAACGTGAACGTCGCGCAGTAGATGCAGAGCGTGATACTGATGCCCTTAAAAAAGCACAGTATATGGCTGACAAAATCGGTGAGGAATTTGAAGGTATTGTTAGTTCCGTAACGAACTTTGGTCTATTTATCGAGCTTCCGAATACAATTGAAGGTCTAGTACATGTCACGAATATGACCGATGATTATTATCGTTTTGACGATCGTCAAATGATGATGATTGGGGAACGTGCTGGTAAGCAGTTCCGTATTGGTGATGAAGTAACGGTTCGAGTATCTGCCGTAAAACCAGAAGAAGCTTCGATTGATTTTGAAATCGTAGGGATGAAAAAAGCATTCCAACGAACTAGAAAAGAAACACCAAAAGTTATACATGCTTCCAAAAAGGGCAGCGGTGACTCTAGAAATAGAGAACAATCTCAGCCTGGTCCGAAAAAAGGTGCAAAACAGAAACAAAAGTTTTACGAGTCCGTTGCGAAAAAATCTCAACGTCGTAAACGTCCAAAGAAAAAATAA
- a CDS encoding alpha/beta hydrolase, translating to MRISTPKPFFFEAGKRAVLLLHGFTGNSSDVRMLGRFLEKNGYTSLAPHYKGHGVPPEELLETGPQDWWKDVMRGYDRLKAAGYDEIAVAGLSLGGVFSLKLGYTLPVKGIVTMCSPMTMKTTDIMFEGVLKYAKEYKKYEGKSEQQIEEEVEAIRKTPMETLAELREFVYNVRDHVDHVYAPLLVTQGNKDKVIDITSANYIFEQAESFEKKLNWYENSGHVITLGPEKEQLHEDILNFLESLDWNV from the coding sequence ATGCGAATTTCAACTCCTAAGCCATTTTTCTTTGAAGCTGGAAAACGTGCCGTATTGCTGTTACACGGTTTTACTGGAAATTCCTCAGATGTTCGTATGCTTGGACGTTTTTTAGAAAAAAACGGATACACATCATTGGCTCCACACTACAAAGGACATGGTGTGCCACCGGAAGAACTGTTGGAAACAGGACCACAAGACTGGTGGAAAGATGTCATGCGAGGATATGACCGACTAAAAGCAGCAGGCTATGATGAAATTGCTGTTGCTGGATTATCACTTGGAGGAGTATTTTCACTGAAGTTAGGGTATACATTACCTGTAAAAGGTATTGTCACCATGTGCTCCCCGATGACGATGAAAACGACGGATATTATGTTTGAAGGTGTATTAAAATACGCAAAAGAATATAAGAAATATGAAGGAAAATCCGAGCAGCAAATAGAAGAAGAAGTAGAGGCTATTAGAAAAACACCGATGGAGACATTGGCTGAGTTAAGAGAATTTGTTTACAACGTCCGTGATCATGTAGATCATGTGTACGCTCCGCTTTTAGTAACTCAAGGGAATAAAGATAAGGTCATCGATATTACTTCTGCCAATTATATCTTTGAACAAGCAGAGTCCTTTGAGAAAAAACTAAATTGGTATGAGAACTCCGGGCATGTAATCACACTTGGCCCAGAAAAAGAACAATTACACGAAGATATATTAAACTTTTTAGAGTCGCTCGATTGGAATGTGTAA
- a CDS encoding type I restriction-modification system subunit M — MTTSEKQRKQQADLHKKLWDMANDLRGQMEAYEFKNYILSLIFYRYLSEKTEDRADKLLEEDNVSYVEAWDDPEMKEALIDELLQQIGYVIEPEYLFTNMIHEIERGELGIFDTEMLQQAINNVTESTLGTDSQEDFQNLFDDMDLASSKLGRDVKSRSKLIAKIMVSVNSIPFLHDDVDIDVLGDAYEYLISQFAANAGKKAGEFYTPQQVSKILAKIVAHGKKDLKNVYDPTCGSGSLLLRVAKETNVRKFYGQELTSTTYNLARMNMLLHDVSYQNFDIQNSDTLEEPRHQDMKFEAVVANPPYSANWSAEAKFLDDERFSAYGKLAPKSKADFAFVQHMIHHLDDNGTMAVVLPHGVLFRGAAEGVIRKYLIEDKNYLDAVIGLPANIFFGTSIPTCILVFKKCREAGDNIIFIDASSEFEKGKNQNNLTDENVQKIIETYVSRETIEKYSYAATLDEIKENDYNLNIPRYVDTFEEEEVIDLEVVSKRLKEIDEEIAEIDVELTKYFKELGV, encoded by the coding sequence ATGACAACCAGTGAAAAACAGCGTAAACAACAGGCAGACTTACATAAGAAGCTATGGGATATGGCAAATGATCTTCGTGGCCAAATGGAAGCCTATGAATTTAAAAACTATATTCTTAGTTTGATTTTCTATCGTTACTTATCCGAAAAAACAGAAGATCGTGCGGACAAGCTTTTGGAAGAAGATAACGTATCCTACGTAGAAGCTTGGGATGACCCTGAAATGAAGGAAGCATTGATTGACGAGCTATTGCAACAAATTGGGTATGTGATTGAGCCAGAATACCTTTTCACGAACATGATTCATGAAATTGAAAGAGGAGAACTAGGTATTTTCGATACCGAAATGTTGCAACAAGCAATAAATAATGTAACAGAGTCAACTCTTGGTACAGATAGCCAAGAAGATTTTCAAAATCTATTTGATGATATGGACCTAGCTTCATCTAAGTTAGGGAGAGATGTAAAATCTCGCTCTAAGCTTATTGCGAAAATTATGGTAAGCGTAAATAGTATTCCATTCTTACATGATGATGTCGATATTGATGTACTTGGGGATGCTTATGAGTATTTAATTTCTCAGTTCGCGGCAAATGCAGGAAAAAAAGCAGGAGAATTCTATACACCACAACAGGTATCGAAAATCTTGGCGAAAATCGTGGCTCATGGAAAAAAGGATTTAAAAAATGTGTATGATCCAACTTGTGGTTCAGGCTCATTACTTTTACGAGTTGCGAAAGAAACGAATGTGCGTAAGTTTTATGGACAAGAACTTACATCTACAACATATAACTTGGCACGAATGAACATGTTGCTACATGATGTATCTTACCAAAACTTTGACATTCAGAATTCGGATACATTGGAAGAGCCTCGCCATCAAGATATGAAATTCGAAGCAGTTGTAGCTAACCCACCTTATAGCGCTAACTGGAGTGCAGAAGCTAAATTTTTGGATGATGAACGTTTTAGTGCCTACGGAAAACTTGCACCAAAATCTAAAGCTGATTTCGCTTTTGTGCAGCACATGATTCATCACTTAGATGATAACGGTACAATGGCTGTAGTACTTCCTCATGGAGTTCTATTCAGAGGGGCGGCAGAAGGGGTTATTCGTAAATACTTAATTGAAGACAAGAATTATTTGGATGCCGTGATTGGATTACCAGCGAATATTTTCTTTGGGACATCGATTCCTACATGTATCTTAGTATTTAAGAAATGCAGAGAAGCTGGAGATAATATCATTTTTATTGATGCTTCTAGTGAGTTTGAAAAAGGGAAGAATCAAAACAATTTAACTGATGAAAATGTACAAAAGATTATTGAAACGTATGTAAGTCGTGAAACGATTGAGAAGTATTCATATGCAGCAACGTTAGACGAAATCAAGGAAAACGACTATAACTTAAATATTCCCCGATATGTGGATACATTTGAAGAAGAAGAAGTGATTGATTTAGAAGTTGTTTCAAAACGCTTGAAGGAAATTGACGAAGAGATTGCAGAGATTGACGTGGAACTGACGAAATATTTTAAAGAGTTGGGGGTGTAA
- a CDS encoding restriction endonuclease subunit S, with amino-acid sequence MDAPKLRFKGFNEEWQKAVLSHYLSFNNGINADKDSYGHGRKFINVLDILNNNYIKYEDIVGSVSVPAKLEESNKVEFGDILFLRSSETREDVGKSSVYLDKDKYALFGGFVIRGKKLADYHPYFLKLNLESFNVRNQIGAKAGGSTRYNISQAILSSVEIKMPLESEQTKIADFLTLLDKKMQKQQEKVELLKLQKKGLMQKIFSQKLRFKNENGREYPEWRMRVKAKDLFQSVSDKSHDGTLEVLSASQDQGILPRNLLNRKMQFASNNLVNYKRVRVNEFIISLRSFEGGIETSSYDGLVSPAYTVFKISSPENIEVVYFKYFFKTKNFITRLNNLTYGIRDGKAISYTDFSEMKFDIPSIEEQRVIVNFLSKIDMKVEKEKFKLNFLKEQKKAFMQQMFI; translated from the coding sequence ATGGATGCACCTAAATTACGATTTAAAGGATTTAATGAAGAATGGCAAAAGGCGGTTTTAAGTCATTATTTGTCTTTCAATAATGGGATTAATGCGGATAAAGATAGTTATGGACATGGTCGTAAATTCATTAATGTTTTAGATATATTAAATAACAACTACATTAAATATGAAGATATTGTTGGGTCAGTTTCAGTTCCAGCAAAACTTGAAGAGTCCAATAAAGTTGAGTTCGGTGATATTCTTTTTCTTCGAAGTTCTGAAACTCGTGAAGATGTCGGGAAAAGTTCTGTTTATCTAGACAAGGATAAATATGCGTTATTTGGTGGATTTGTTATTAGAGGTAAGAAGCTAGCAGACTATCACCCGTATTTTTTAAAATTAAATCTAGAATCTTTTAATGTTCGGAATCAAATTGGTGCTAAAGCTGGCGGTAGTACTCGTTATAATATTAGCCAAGCTATTTTAAGTTCAGTAGAGATTAAAATGCCTTTAGAATCTGAACAAACTAAAATTGCGGATTTCCTTACTTTGTTAGATAAAAAAATGCAAAAACAACAAGAAAAAGTTGAGTTGCTGAAACTGCAGAAAAAAGGTCTTATGCAAAAGATTTTTAGTCAAAAGCTACGGTTTAAGAATGAGAATGGGCGAGAGTATCCAGAGTGGAGAATGAGAGTTAAGGCCAAAGATTTATTTCAAAGCGTTTCTGATAAGAGTCATGATGGTACATTAGAGGTGTTGTCAGCTTCTCAAGACCAAGGTATCTTACCAAGAAATCTTTTAAATAGAAAGATGCAGTTTGCATCAAATAATTTGGTTAATTACAAGAGGGTTAGAGTAAATGAATTTATTATAAGTCTTCGATCTTTCGAGGGAGGCATTGAAACCTCTTCATATGATGGATTAGTGAGTCCAGCTTATACAGTATTTAAAATTAGCAGTCCTGAGAATATAGAAGTAGTTTATTTTAAATACTTTTTTAAAACCAAAAACTTCATTACACGCTTGAATAACTTGACATATGGAATTAGAGATGGAAAGGCCATTAGCTATACTGACTTTTCAGAAATGAAATTTGATATTCCGAGTATAGAAGAACAACGAGTAATTGTTAACTTCTTATCGAAAATTGATATGAAAGTTGAAAAAGAAAAATTTAAATTAAATTTTTTGAAAGAGCAAAAAAAAGCATTCATGCAACAAATGTTTATTTAA